A window from Carassius carassius chromosome 40, fCarCar2.1, whole genome shotgun sequence encodes these proteins:
- the map2k4b gene encoding dual specificity mitogen-activated protein kinase kinase 4b isoform X1, producing MATPSPSTNSPTSAAGSALHTQHLTTMSNMQDSSTCWRCQNETGFQINLSGVTQSKRKALKLNFAIPPVKPTARLPITTANPPFQNPHIERLRTHSIESSGKLKISPEQHCDFTAEDLKDLGEIGRGAYGSVNKMVHKPSGQIMAVKRIRSTVDEKEQKQLLMDLDVVMRSSDCPYIVQFYGALFREGDCWICMELMSTSLDKFYKYVYCSVDDVIPEEILGKITLATVKALNHLKENLKIIHRDIKPSNILLDRNGNIKLCDFGISGQLVDSIAKTRDAGCRPYMAPERIDPSASRQGYDVRSDVWSLGITLYELATGRFPYPKWNSVFDQLTQVVKGDPPQLSNSEERQFSPKFIQFVNLCLTKEESKRPKYRELLKHPFILMYEERIVDVASYVCRILDEMPASPGSPMYVD from the exons ATGGCGACTCCCAGTCCCAGCACCAATTCACCAACTAGCGCTGCGGGATCCGCCTTACACACGCAACACTTAACAACAATGAGCAACATGCAGG ATTCCAGCACATGCTGGAGGTGTCAGAATGAAACGG GATTTCAGATCAATCTGTCTGGAGTAACCCAAA GCAAACGCAAAGCACTTAAGTTAAACTTTGCGATTCCACCAGTTAAACCGACCGCACGACTCCCCATCACAACGGCTAACCCTCCGTTCCAGAATCCACACAT AGAGCGGCTGCGGACGCACAGCATCGAGTCCTCAGGGAAGCTGAAGATTTCTCCAGAGCAACATTGTGACTTCACGGCTGAGGACCTCAAGGACCTGGGGGAGATCGGGAGAGGAGCGTACGGATCCGTCAACAAGATGGTGCACAAACCCAGCGGACAGATCATGGCTGTCAAG CGGATTCGCTCCACGGTGGATGAGAAGGAGCAGAAACAGCTTCTGATGGATTTAGATGTAGTGATGAGGAGCAGCGACTGCCCGTATATCGTCCAGTTCTACGGAGCCCTGTTCAGAGAG GGCGACTGCTGGATATGTATGGAACTAATGTCTACCTCCCTCGACAAATTctacaaatatgtatattgttCAGTAGATGATGTGATTCCAGAGGAAATATTAGGCAAAATAACATTAGCA actgTGAAAGCACTGAATCACTTGAAAGAAAACTTGAAAATAATCCACAGAG ACATCAAGCCCTCCAACATTCTCCTGGATAGAAACGGCAACATTAAGCTGTGTGATTTTGGCATCAGCGGGCAGCTGGTCGACTCCATCGCCAAGACCAGAGATGCTGGCTGTAGACCGTACATGGCT CCTGAACGGATCGACCCCAGCGCCTCCAGACAGGGCTATGACGTCCGCTCGGATGTGTGGAGTTTGGGAATCACGCTG TACGAGCTGGCGACGGGACGCTTCCCGTACCCCAAATGGAACAGCGTGTTTGATCAGCTGACACAGGTGGTGAAGGGAGACCCGCCTCAGCTCAGCAACTCCGAGGAGAGACAGTTCTCTCCCAAATTCATCCAGTTTGTCAATCTGTG CCTCACAAAGGAAGAGTCAAAAAGGCCAAAGTACAGAGAACTGCTG aAGCATCCGTTCATCCTGATGTACGAGGAGCGGATCGTGGACGTGGCCAGTTACGTCTGCAGGATTCTGGATGAAATGCCGGCGTCTCCCGGCTCGCCCATGTATGTGGACTGA
- the adprm gene encoding manganese-dependent ADP-ribose/CDP-alcohol diphosphatase isoform X2 yields the protein MEDRAPPVFAFGVIADIQYADIEDGLNYLRTRKRFYRNSLQLLRNATRRWEEQHVMCVLQLGDIIDGFNKSRSASEQALDTVIGEFDKISVDVHHAWGNHEFYNFCRETLLASPLNSAAKARSGSDLLADDIYAYEFSPAPGFRFVLLDAYDISMIGRDESSEKHKRSLKLLQEHNNNPDLNQPPVFGGLEQRFVKFNGGFSQEQLLWLDEVLTLADQKQERVTVFSHLPVHPYATDPICLAWNYDAMRSVLRSHKSVVCFMAGHDHDGGYYIDGSGVHHITLEGVIETRPDSNAFGTVYVYEDQMVLKGNGRISDMVLKYP from the exons ATGGAGGACCGTGCACCGCCGGTGTTCGCGTTCGGGGTCATCGCGGACATACAGTACGCAGATATAGAGGACGGTTTAAATTATCTGAGAACGCGCAAACGCTTCTACAGGAACAGCCTCCAGCTGCTGCGCAACGCGACGCGCCGCTGGGAAGAGCAGCACGTCATGTGCGTCCTTCAGCTGGGGGACATTATTGACGGGTTTAATAAGAGCCGCAGCGCTTCGGAACAGGCTCTAGACACCGTTATCGGGGAGTTTGACAAGATCTCGGTGGATGTGCATCACGCGTGGGGCAATCACGAGTTTTACAACTTCTGCAGGGAAACTCTACTCGCTTCCCCGCTCAACAGCGCGGCAAAAGCCCGGAGTGGAAGTGACCTCCTAGCGGACGACATTTACGCGTACGAGTTCAGTCCCGCCCCCGGGTTTCGGTTCGTGCTGCTGGACGCCTACGACATCAGCATGATCGGGAGAGACGAGAGCAGCGAGAAACACAAACGATCACTGAAACTGCTGCAGGAACACAACAACAACCCTGATCTCAATCAGCCGCCAG TATTTGGTGGCTTGGAACAAAGGTTTGTGAAATTTAATGGTGGATTCAGCCAAGAGCAGCTCCTGTGGCTTGATGAAGTCTTAACTCTTGCTGACCAGAAACAGGAGAGAGTAACTGTCTTTA GTCATCTCCCCGTACACCCGTATGCCACAGACCCCATCTGTCTGGCGTGGAACTACGACGCCATGCGCTCCGTGCTGCGCTCTCATAAGAGCGTGGTTTGCTTCATGGCGGGACACGATCATGATGGAGGATATTACATAGATGGGTCTGGTGTTCACCACATCACGCTGGAGGGGGTGATTGAAACGCGTCCAGACAGTAATGCCTTCGGGACGGTTTATGTCTATGAGGACCAGATGGTTCTAAAGGGCAACGGAAGGATATCAGACATGGTTCTCAAGTATCCATGA
- the adprm gene encoding manganese-dependent ADP-ribose/CDP-alcohol diphosphatase isoform X1: MRCKFLKKLDKRSQTHRPLALKCSQTGFDHLSLDAGPSTDLRRTAMEDRAPPVFAFGVIADIQYADIEDGLNYLRTRKRFYRNSLQLLRNATRRWEEQHVMCVLQLGDIIDGFNKSRSASEQALDTVIGEFDKISVDVHHAWGNHEFYNFCRETLLASPLNSAAKARSGSDLLADDIYAYEFSPAPGFRFVLLDAYDISMIGRDESSEKHKRSLKLLQEHNNNPDLNQPPVFGGLEQRFVKFNGGFSQEQLLWLDEVLTLADQKQERVTVFSHLPVHPYATDPICLAWNYDAMRSVLRSHKSVVCFMAGHDHDGGYYIDGSGVHHITLEGVIETRPDSNAFGTVYVYEDQMVLKGNGRISDMVLKYP; this comes from the exons ATGCGATGTAAATTCCTGAAGAAGCTAGATAAACGTTCACAG ACACACAGGCCACTTGCTCTCAAGTGTTCACAGACCGGTTTTGACCATTTGTCATTAGACGCAGGGCCCTCGACCGATCTGAG GAGAACGGCGATGGAGGACCGTGCACCGCCGGTGTTCGCGTTCGGGGTCATCGCGGACATACAGTACGCAGATATAGAGGACGGTTTAAATTATCTGAGAACGCGCAAACGCTTCTACAGGAACAGCCTCCAGCTGCTGCGCAACGCGACGCGCCGCTGGGAAGAGCAGCACGTCATGTGCGTCCTTCAGCTGGGGGACATTATTGACGGGTTTAATAAGAGCCGCAGCGCTTCGGAACAGGCTCTAGACACCGTTATCGGGGAGTTTGACAAGATCTCGGTGGATGTGCATCACGCGTGGGGCAATCACGAGTTTTACAACTTCTGCAGGGAAACTCTACTCGCTTCCCCGCTCAACAGCGCGGCAAAAGCCCGGAGTGGAAGTGACCTCCTAGCGGACGACATTTACGCGTACGAGTTCAGTCCCGCCCCCGGGTTTCGGTTCGTGCTGCTGGACGCCTACGACATCAGCATGATCGGGAGAGACGAGAGCAGCGAGAAACACAAACGATCACTGAAACTGCTGCAGGAACACAACAACAACCCTGATCTCAATCAGCCGCCAG TATTTGGTGGCTTGGAACAAAGGTTTGTGAAATTTAATGGTGGATTCAGCCAAGAGCAGCTCCTGTGGCTTGATGAAGTCTTAACTCTTGCTGACCAGAAACAGGAGAGAGTAACTGTCTTTA GTCATCTCCCCGTACACCCGTATGCCACAGACCCCATCTGTCTGGCGTGGAACTACGACGCCATGCGCTCCGTGCTGCGCTCTCATAAGAGCGTGGTTTGCTTCATGGCGGGACACGATCATGATGGAGGATATTACATAGATGGGTCTGGTGTTCACCACATCACGCTGGAGGGGGTGATTGAAACGCGTCCAGACAGTAATGCCTTCGGGACGGTTTATGTCTATGAGGACCAGATGGTTCTAAAGGGCAACGGAAGGATATCAGACATGGTTCTCAAGTATCCATGA
- the map2k4b gene encoding dual specificity mitogen-activated protein kinase kinase 4b isoform X2, with amino-acid sequence MATPSPSTNSPTSAAGSALHTQHLTTMSNMQDSSTCWRCQNETGKRKALKLNFAIPPVKPTARLPITTANPPFQNPHIERLRTHSIESSGKLKISPEQHCDFTAEDLKDLGEIGRGAYGSVNKMVHKPSGQIMAVKRIRSTVDEKEQKQLLMDLDVVMRSSDCPYIVQFYGALFREGDCWICMELMSTSLDKFYKYVYCSVDDVIPEEILGKITLATVKALNHLKENLKIIHRDIKPSNILLDRNGNIKLCDFGISGQLVDSIAKTRDAGCRPYMAPERIDPSASRQGYDVRSDVWSLGITLYELATGRFPYPKWNSVFDQLTQVVKGDPPQLSNSEERQFSPKFIQFVNLCLTKEESKRPKYRELLKHPFILMYEERIVDVASYVCRILDEMPASPGSPMYVD; translated from the exons ATGGCGACTCCCAGTCCCAGCACCAATTCACCAACTAGCGCTGCGGGATCCGCCTTACACACGCAACACTTAACAACAATGAGCAACATGCAGG ATTCCAGCACATGCTGGAGGTGTCAGAATGAAACGG GCAAACGCAAAGCACTTAAGTTAAACTTTGCGATTCCACCAGTTAAACCGACCGCACGACTCCCCATCACAACGGCTAACCCTCCGTTCCAGAATCCACACAT AGAGCGGCTGCGGACGCACAGCATCGAGTCCTCAGGGAAGCTGAAGATTTCTCCAGAGCAACATTGTGACTTCACGGCTGAGGACCTCAAGGACCTGGGGGAGATCGGGAGAGGAGCGTACGGATCCGTCAACAAGATGGTGCACAAACCCAGCGGACAGATCATGGCTGTCAAG CGGATTCGCTCCACGGTGGATGAGAAGGAGCAGAAACAGCTTCTGATGGATTTAGATGTAGTGATGAGGAGCAGCGACTGCCCGTATATCGTCCAGTTCTACGGAGCCCTGTTCAGAGAG GGCGACTGCTGGATATGTATGGAACTAATGTCTACCTCCCTCGACAAATTctacaaatatgtatattgttCAGTAGATGATGTGATTCCAGAGGAAATATTAGGCAAAATAACATTAGCA actgTGAAAGCACTGAATCACTTGAAAGAAAACTTGAAAATAATCCACAGAG ACATCAAGCCCTCCAACATTCTCCTGGATAGAAACGGCAACATTAAGCTGTGTGATTTTGGCATCAGCGGGCAGCTGGTCGACTCCATCGCCAAGACCAGAGATGCTGGCTGTAGACCGTACATGGCT CCTGAACGGATCGACCCCAGCGCCTCCAGACAGGGCTATGACGTCCGCTCGGATGTGTGGAGTTTGGGAATCACGCTG TACGAGCTGGCGACGGGACGCTTCCCGTACCCCAAATGGAACAGCGTGTTTGATCAGCTGACACAGGTGGTGAAGGGAGACCCGCCTCAGCTCAGCAACTCCGAGGAGAGACAGTTCTCTCCCAAATTCATCCAGTTTGTCAATCTGTG CCTCACAAAGGAAGAGTCAAAAAGGCCAAAGTACAGAGAACTGCTG aAGCATCCGTTCATCCTGATGTACGAGGAGCGGATCGTGGACGTGGCCAGTTACGTCTGCAGGATTCTGGATGAAATGCCGGCGTCTCCCGGCTCGCCCATGTATGTGGACTGA